A genomic segment from Castor canadensis chromosome 1, mCasCan1.hap1v2, whole genome shotgun sequence encodes:
- the Pidd1 gene encoding p53-induced death domain-containing protein 1 isoform X3 has translation MAAVLEGLEPEEAAAAAEDTIRRAAEAVDAGPRAPPLLPGHQLNLDLYPRGCHRLLHLCAQQPQQLLQVEFLRLSTHEDPRLLEATLAQVPWSLLHLRSLVLKGGQIRGPLGACLRGTLTTLPTGLSGLAHLAHLDLSFNRLETLPTCIPQLHSLDALLLSHNCLSELPEALGALPALTFLTVTHNCLQRLPTALGTLSTLQRLDLSENLLDTVPPEIGGLSSLCELNLASNRLQSLPASLDTPEVPEMPRLFLTSDLDSFPVTPHGCSVTLACGVRLQFPAGATTTPVTIHYRLWLPEPGLISLGPHDFLLSGVLELKPHGVAFQQDVSLWLLFVPPRTRRCREVVVRTWSNSIWSDLETHLEEEAPKRLWARCQVPHFSWFLVVLRPVSNACLVPPEGTLLCSSGHPGVKVIFPHGATEEPRHVSMQVVRMPGRELQALLGEPEAAVSPLLCLSQSGPPSFLRPVTVQLPLPPGVTGFSLDRSRLHLLYRAPPEATWDDITAQVALELTHLYARFQVTHFSWYWLWYTTKTCVGGLARKAWERLRLHRVNLIALQRRRDPEQVLLQCLPRNKVDATLRRLLERYRGPEPSDTVEMFEGEKFFAAFECGIDVDADRPDCVDGRICFVFYSHLKNVKEVYVTTALDRETQAVRGQVSFYRGSVPVEVPQEAEAARQRKGADALWMATLPIKLPRLQRSEGRGQGAGLSLVPLNLGDADTGFLTQSNLLSIAGRLGPDWPAVALHLGMPYRELQRIRHEFRDDLDGQIRHMLFSWAERQAGNPGAVGLLVQALEQSDRQDVAEEVHAILELGRHKYQDSIRRTGLAPEDPALPGTSSSQISEPAQA, from the exons ATGGCTGCAGTGTTGGAGGGGCTGGAACCAGaggaagctgctgctgctgcagaagATACTATAAGACGTGCTGCAGAGGCTGTGGATGCTGGACCTCGGGCGCCTCCTCTCTTGCCTGGGCACCAGCTAAACTTGGACCTATACCCCAGGGGCTGCCACCGGCTGCTGCACTTGTGTGCCCAGCAGCCCCAACAGCTGCTGCAGGTGGAGTTCTTGCGGCTGAGCACCCACGAGGATCCCCGGCTGCTGGAGGCCACCCTGGCCCAGGTGCCCTGGAGCCTGCTGCACCTCCGTTCCCTTGTCCTCAAAG GAGGGCAAATCCGAGGGCCCTTGGGTGCCTGCCTCCGGGGTACCCTAACCACACTGCCCACTGGCCTAAGTGGTCTCGCCCACCTGGCCCACCTGGATTTGAGCTTCAACAGGTTGGAGACCCTGCCAACCTGCATCCCACAGCTGCACAGCCTGGATGCACTCCTGCTCTCTCACAACTGCCTCTCAGAgctgcctgaggccctgggggCTCTGCCAGCCCTCACCTTCCTCACTGTGACACACAACTGCCTGCAAAGGCTCCCCACAGCACTGGGGACCCTGTCCACCCTGCAGCGCCTTGATCTCTCTGAGAACCTTCTGGACACTGTGCCCCCTGAGATTGGAGGCCTGAGCAGCCTCTGTGAGCTCAATCTGGCCTCTAACCGGCTGCAGagcctcccagcctcccttg ATACACCTGAGGTTCCAGAAATGCCCAGACTGTTCCTGACTTCAGATTTGGACAG CTTCCCTGTGACTCCCCACGGCTGCTCTGTGACCCTGGCCTGTGGTGTCCGCCTACAGTTCCCAGCGGGGGCCACCACTACTCCAGTCACCATCCACTATCGACTGTGGCTGCCGGAGCCAGGCCTCATCTCCCTGGGTCCTCACGATTTCCTGCTCAGTGGTGTCTTGGAGCTGAAGCCCCATGGGGTGGCCTTCCAGCAG GATGTGAGCCTGTGGCTACTCTTTGTACCCCCACGGACCCGTCGGTGCCGTGAGGTAGTGGTCAGGACCTGGAGTAACAGCATCTGGAGTGACCTGGAGACCCACCTGGAGGAAGAGGCACCCAAG CGGCTCTGGGCTCGCTGCCAGGTGCCCCACTTCTCCTGGTTCCTTGTGGTTTTGCGTCCTGTGTCCAATGCCTGCCTGGTACCACCAGAGGGGACCCTGCTGTGCTCCTCTGGTCATCCTGGGGTCAAGGTTATCTTTCCCCATGGGGCCACGGAGGAACCTCGTCATGTCTCCATGCAG GTGGTCCGTATGCCTGGCCGAGAGTTGCAAGCCCTCCTTGGGGAGCCAGAGGCCGCGGTGAGCCCTCTGTTGTGTCTCTCACAGAGCGGCCCCCCCAGCTTCCTCCGACCAGTCACTGTGCAACTGCCTCTGCCCCCTGGTGTCACAG GCTTCAGTCTGGACCGTTCCCGCTTGCACCTGCTGTATCGGGCCCCTCCCGAAGCTACCTGGGATGACATCACAGCTCAGGTGGCACTGGAGCTCACCCACCTGTATGCGCGCTTCCAGGTCACACACTTCTCCTG GTACTGGCTCTGGTATACCACCAAGACCTGTGTGGGGGGCCTGGCACGGAAGGCCTGGGAGCGGCTGCGGCTGCACAGAGTGAACCTCATCGCGCTGCAGAGGCGCCGGGACCCCGAGCAGGTTCTGCTGCAGTGCCTGCCCAGGAACAAG GTGGATGCCACCCTGCGGCGGCTGCTGGAGCGTTACCGTGGCCCTGAGCCCTCCGACACTGTGGAGATGTTTGAGGGCGAGAAGTTCTTTGCAGCCTTTGAGTGTGGCATTGATGTGGATGCTG ACCGCCCAGACTGTGTGGACGGCAGGATCTGTTTTGTCTTCTATTCACACCTGAAGAATGTGAAGGAGGTATACGTCACCACCGCCCTAGACCGGGAGACTCAGGCTGTGCGAGGCCAG GTGTCCTTCTACCGGGGCTCAGTTCCTGTGGAGGtgccccaggaggctgaggctgcccGGCAGAGGAAGGGTGCAGATGCCTTGTGGATGGCCACTTTGCCCATTAAGCTGCCG AGACTCCAGAGGTCTGAGGGGCGTGGGCAGGGGGCTGGCCTCTCCTTGGTGCCTCTGAACCTGGGTGATGCTGACACTGGCTTCCTGACTCAGAGCAATCTGCTGAGTATAGCTGGGCGCCTGGGTCCTGACTGGCCAGCCGTGGCCCTGCACCTGGGCATGCCCTACCGGGAGCTGCAGCGCATCCGGCATGAGTTCCG GGATGACCTGGATGGCCAGATCCGTCACATGCTCTTCTCCTGGGCCGAGCGCCAGGCTGGAAACCCTGGGGCTGTGGGGCTCCTGGTGCAGGCACTGGAGCAGAGTGACCGGCAGGATGTGGCTGAAGAGGTCCATGCCATCTTGGAGCTTGGTCGCCACAAGTACCAAGACAGCATCCGACGCACGGGCTTGGCCCCTGAGGACCCTGCTCTACCGGGCACTTCATCTTCACAAATCTCAGAGCCTGCCCAGGCCTAG
- the Pidd1 gene encoding p53-induced death domain-containing protein 1 isoform X4, protein MLTRLDLRDNQLRDLPPELLDAPFVRLQGNPLGEASADPLSPPDTPEVPEMPRLFLTSDLDSFPVTPHGCSVTLACGVRLQFPAGATTTPVTIHYRLWLPEPGLISLGPHDFLLSGVLELKPHGVAFQQDVSLWLLFVPPRTRRCREVVVRTWSNSIWSDLETHLEEEAPKRLWARCQVPHFSWFLVVLRPVSNACLVPPEGTLLCSSGHPGVKVIFPHGATEEPRHVSMQVVRMPGRELQALLGEPEAAVSPLLCLSQSGPPSFLRPVTVQLPLPPGVTGFSLDRSRLHLLYRAPPEATWDDITAQVALELTHLYARFQVTHFSWYWLWYTTKTCVGGLARKAWERLRLHRVNLIALQRRRDPEQVLLQCLPRNKVDATLRRLLERYRGPEPSDTVEMFEGEKFFAAFECGIDVDADRPDCVDGRICFVFYSHLKNVKEVYVTTALDRETQAVRGQVSFYRGSVPVEVPQEAEAARQRKGADALWMATLPIKLPRLQRSEGRGQGAGLSLVPLNLGDADTGFLTQSNLLSIAGRLGPDWPAVALHLGMPYRELQRIRHEFRDDLDGQIRHMLFSWAERQAGNPGAVGLLVQALEQSDRQDVAEEVHAILELGRHKYQDSIRRTGLAPEDPALPGTSSSQISEPAQA, encoded by the exons ATGCTCACAAGGCTTGACCTGAGGGACAACCAGCTCCGGGACCTGCCCCCCGAACTCCTAGATGCCCCCTTTGTGCGCCTACAGGGGAACCCCCTGGGTGAGGCCTCGGCAGATCCTCTGAGCCCCCCAG ATACACCTGAGGTTCCAGAAATGCCCAGACTGTTCCTGACTTCAGATTTGGACAG CTTCCCTGTGACTCCCCACGGCTGCTCTGTGACCCTGGCCTGTGGTGTCCGCCTACAGTTCCCAGCGGGGGCCACCACTACTCCAGTCACCATCCACTATCGACTGTGGCTGCCGGAGCCAGGCCTCATCTCCCTGGGTCCTCACGATTTCCTGCTCAGTGGTGTCTTGGAGCTGAAGCCCCATGGGGTGGCCTTCCAGCAG GATGTGAGCCTGTGGCTACTCTTTGTACCCCCACGGACCCGTCGGTGCCGTGAGGTAGTGGTCAGGACCTGGAGTAACAGCATCTGGAGTGACCTGGAGACCCACCTGGAGGAAGAGGCACCCAAG CGGCTCTGGGCTCGCTGCCAGGTGCCCCACTTCTCCTGGTTCCTTGTGGTTTTGCGTCCTGTGTCCAATGCCTGCCTGGTACCACCAGAGGGGACCCTGCTGTGCTCCTCTGGTCATCCTGGGGTCAAGGTTATCTTTCCCCATGGGGCCACGGAGGAACCTCGTCATGTCTCCATGCAG GTGGTCCGTATGCCTGGCCGAGAGTTGCAAGCCCTCCTTGGGGAGCCAGAGGCCGCGGTGAGCCCTCTGTTGTGTCTCTCACAGAGCGGCCCCCCCAGCTTCCTCCGACCAGTCACTGTGCAACTGCCTCTGCCCCCTGGTGTCACAG GCTTCAGTCTGGACCGTTCCCGCTTGCACCTGCTGTATCGGGCCCCTCCCGAAGCTACCTGGGATGACATCACAGCTCAGGTGGCACTGGAGCTCACCCACCTGTATGCGCGCTTCCAGGTCACACACTTCTCCTG GTACTGGCTCTGGTATACCACCAAGACCTGTGTGGGGGGCCTGGCACGGAAGGCCTGGGAGCGGCTGCGGCTGCACAGAGTGAACCTCATCGCGCTGCAGAGGCGCCGGGACCCCGAGCAGGTTCTGCTGCAGTGCCTGCCCAGGAACAAG GTGGATGCCACCCTGCGGCGGCTGCTGGAGCGTTACCGTGGCCCTGAGCCCTCCGACACTGTGGAGATGTTTGAGGGCGAGAAGTTCTTTGCAGCCTTTGAGTGTGGCATTGATGTGGATGCTG ACCGCCCAGACTGTGTGGACGGCAGGATCTGTTTTGTCTTCTATTCACACCTGAAGAATGTGAAGGAGGTATACGTCACCACCGCCCTAGACCGGGAGACTCAGGCTGTGCGAGGCCAG GTGTCCTTCTACCGGGGCTCAGTTCCTGTGGAGGtgccccaggaggctgaggctgcccGGCAGAGGAAGGGTGCAGATGCCTTGTGGATGGCCACTTTGCCCATTAAGCTGCCG AGACTCCAGAGGTCTGAGGGGCGTGGGCAGGGGGCTGGCCTCTCCTTGGTGCCTCTGAACCTGGGTGATGCTGACACTGGCTTCCTGACTCAGAGCAATCTGCTGAGTATAGCTGGGCGCCTGGGTCCTGACTGGCCAGCCGTGGCCCTGCACCTGGGCATGCCCTACCGGGAGCTGCAGCGCATCCGGCATGAGTTCCG GGATGACCTGGATGGCCAGATCCGTCACATGCTCTTCTCCTGGGCCGAGCGCCAGGCTGGAAACCCTGGGGCTGTGGGGCTCCTGGTGCAGGCACTGGAGCAGAGTGACCGGCAGGATGTGGCTGAAGAGGTCCATGCCATCTTGGAGCTTGGTCGCCACAAGTACCAAGACAGCATCCGACGCACGGGCTTGGCCCCTGAGGACCCTGCTCTACCGGGCACTTCATCTTCACAAATCTCAGAGCCTGCCCAGGCCTAG
- the Rplp2 gene encoding large ribosomal subunit protein P2 isoform X1 produces MRYVASYLLAALGGNSSPSAKDIKKILDSVGIEADDDRLNKVISELNGKNIEDVIAQGVGKLASVPAGGAVAVSAAPGSAAPAAGSAPAAAEEKKDEKKEESEESDDDMGFGLFD; encoded by the exons ATGCGCTACGTCGCCTCCTATCTGCTGGCCGCCCTCGGGGGCAACTCGTCCCCCAGCGCCAAGGACATCAAGAAGATCCTGGATAGCGTGGGCATCGAGGCGGACGATGACCGGCTCAACAAG GTCATCAGTGAGCTGAACGGGAAAAACATCGAAGATGTCATTGCTCAGG GTGTTGGTAAGCTTGCCAGTGTGCCTGCTGGTGGGGCTGTGGCTGTCTCTGCTGCTCCTGGCTCTGCAGCTCCTGCTGCTGGTTCTGCTCCGGCTGCAG CAGAGGAGAAGAAAGACGAGAAGAAAGAGGAGTCTGAGGAGTCAGATGATGACATGGGATTCGGCCTGTTTGATTAA
- the Pidd1 gene encoding p53-induced death domain-containing protein 1 isoform X2 encodes MAAVLEGLEPEEAAAAAEDTIRRAAEAVDAGPRAPPLLPGHQLNLDLYPRGCHRLLHLCAQQPQQLLQVEFLRLSTHEDPRLLEATLAQVPWSLLHLRSLVLKGGQIRGPLGACLRGTLTTLPTGLSGLAHLAHLDLSFNRLETLPTCIPQLHSLDALLLSHNCLSELPEALGALPALTFLTVTHNCLQRLPTALGTLSTLQRLDLSENLLDTVPPEIGGLSSLCELNLASNRLQSLPASLAGLRSLQLLLLHSNLLTSVPAGLAHLPMLTRLDLRDNQLRDLPPELLDAPFVRLQGNPLGEASADPLSPPDTPEVPEMPRLFLTSDLDSFPVTPHGCSVTLACGVRLQFPAGATTTPVTIHYRLWLPEPGLISLGPHDFLLSGVLELKPHGVAFQQDVSLWLLFVPPRTRRCREVVVRTWSNSIWSDLETHLEEEAPKRLWARCQVPHFSWFLVVLRPVSNACLVPPEGTLLCSSGHPGVKVIFPHGATEEPRHVSMQVVRMPGRELQALLGEPEAAVSPLLCLSQSGPPSFLRPVTVQLPLPPGVTGFSLDRSRLHLLYRAPPEATWDDITAQVALELTHLYARFQVTHFSWYWLWYTTKTCVGGLARKAWERLRLHRVNLIALQRRRDPEQVLLQCLPRNKVDATLRRLLERYRGPEPSDTVEMFEGEKFFAAFECGIDVDADRPDCVDGRICFVFYSHLKNVKEVYVTTALDRETQAVRGQVSFYRGSVPVEVPQEAEAARQRKGADALWMATLPIKLPSNLLSIAGRLGPDWPAVALHLGMPYRELQRIRHEFRDDLDGQIRHMLFSWAERQAGNPGAVGLLVQALEQSDRQDVAEEVHAILELGRHKYQDSIRRTGLAPEDPALPGTSSSQISEPAQA; translated from the exons ATGGCTGCAGTGTTGGAGGGGCTGGAACCAGaggaagctgctgctgctgcagaagATACTATAAGACGTGCTGCAGAGGCTGTGGATGCTGGACCTCGGGCGCCTCCTCTCTTGCCTGGGCACCAGCTAAACTTGGACCTATACCCCAGGGGCTGCCACCGGCTGCTGCACTTGTGTGCCCAGCAGCCCCAACAGCTGCTGCAGGTGGAGTTCTTGCGGCTGAGCACCCACGAGGATCCCCGGCTGCTGGAGGCCACCCTGGCCCAGGTGCCCTGGAGCCTGCTGCACCTCCGTTCCCTTGTCCTCAAAG GAGGGCAAATCCGAGGGCCCTTGGGTGCCTGCCTCCGGGGTACCCTAACCACACTGCCCACTGGCCTAAGTGGTCTCGCCCACCTGGCCCACCTGGATTTGAGCTTCAACAGGTTGGAGACCCTGCCAACCTGCATCCCACAGCTGCACAGCCTGGATGCACTCCTGCTCTCTCACAACTGCCTCTCAGAgctgcctgaggccctgggggCTCTGCCAGCCCTCACCTTCCTCACTGTGACACACAACTGCCTGCAAAGGCTCCCCACAGCACTGGGGACCCTGTCCACCCTGCAGCGCCTTGATCTCTCTGAGAACCTTCTGGACACTGTGCCCCCTGAGATTGGAGGCCTGAGCAGCCTCTGTGAGCTCAATCTGGCCTCTAACCGGCTGCAGagcctcccagcctcccttg CGGGGCTGCGGTCCCTGCAGCTTCTCCTTCTGCACAGCAACCTCCTGACCTCAGTGCCTGCTGGCCTGGCCCACCTCCCAATGCTCACAAGGCTTGACCTGAGGGACAACCAGCTCCGGGACCTGCCCCCCGAACTCCTAGATGCCCCCTTTGTGCGCCTACAGGGGAACCCCCTGGGTGAGGCCTCGGCAGATCCTCTGAGCCCCCCAG ATACACCTGAGGTTCCAGAAATGCCCAGACTGTTCCTGACTTCAGATTTGGACAG CTTCCCTGTGACTCCCCACGGCTGCTCTGTGACCCTGGCCTGTGGTGTCCGCCTACAGTTCCCAGCGGGGGCCACCACTACTCCAGTCACCATCCACTATCGACTGTGGCTGCCGGAGCCAGGCCTCATCTCCCTGGGTCCTCACGATTTCCTGCTCAGTGGTGTCTTGGAGCTGAAGCCCCATGGGGTGGCCTTCCAGCAG GATGTGAGCCTGTGGCTACTCTTTGTACCCCCACGGACCCGTCGGTGCCGTGAGGTAGTGGTCAGGACCTGGAGTAACAGCATCTGGAGTGACCTGGAGACCCACCTGGAGGAAGAGGCACCCAAG CGGCTCTGGGCTCGCTGCCAGGTGCCCCACTTCTCCTGGTTCCTTGTGGTTTTGCGTCCTGTGTCCAATGCCTGCCTGGTACCACCAGAGGGGACCCTGCTGTGCTCCTCTGGTCATCCTGGGGTCAAGGTTATCTTTCCCCATGGGGCCACGGAGGAACCTCGTCATGTCTCCATGCAG GTGGTCCGTATGCCTGGCCGAGAGTTGCAAGCCCTCCTTGGGGAGCCAGAGGCCGCGGTGAGCCCTCTGTTGTGTCTCTCACAGAGCGGCCCCCCCAGCTTCCTCCGACCAGTCACTGTGCAACTGCCTCTGCCCCCTGGTGTCACAG GCTTCAGTCTGGACCGTTCCCGCTTGCACCTGCTGTATCGGGCCCCTCCCGAAGCTACCTGGGATGACATCACAGCTCAGGTGGCACTGGAGCTCACCCACCTGTATGCGCGCTTCCAGGTCACACACTTCTCCTG GTACTGGCTCTGGTATACCACCAAGACCTGTGTGGGGGGCCTGGCACGGAAGGCCTGGGAGCGGCTGCGGCTGCACAGAGTGAACCTCATCGCGCTGCAGAGGCGCCGGGACCCCGAGCAGGTTCTGCTGCAGTGCCTGCCCAGGAACAAG GTGGATGCCACCCTGCGGCGGCTGCTGGAGCGTTACCGTGGCCCTGAGCCCTCCGACACTGTGGAGATGTTTGAGGGCGAGAAGTTCTTTGCAGCCTTTGAGTGTGGCATTGATGTGGATGCTG ACCGCCCAGACTGTGTGGACGGCAGGATCTGTTTTGTCTTCTATTCACACCTGAAGAATGTGAAGGAGGTATACGTCACCACCGCCCTAGACCGGGAGACTCAGGCTGTGCGAGGCCAG GTGTCCTTCTACCGGGGCTCAGTTCCTGTGGAGGtgccccaggaggctgaggctgcccGGCAGAGGAAGGGTGCAGATGCCTTGTGGATGGCCACTTTGCCCATTAAGCTGCCG AGCAATCTGCTGAGTATAGCTGGGCGCCTGGGTCCTGACTGGCCAGCCGTGGCCCTGCACCTGGGCATGCCCTACCGGGAGCTGCAGCGCATCCGGCATGAGTTCCG GGATGACCTGGATGGCCAGATCCGTCACATGCTCTTCTCCTGGGCCGAGCGCCAGGCTGGAAACCCTGGGGCTGTGGGGCTCCTGGTGCAGGCACTGGAGCAGAGTGACCGGCAGGATGTGGCTGAAGAGGTCCATGCCATCTTGGAGCTTGGTCGCCACAAGTACCAAGACAGCATCCGACGCACGGGCTTGGCCCCTGAGGACCCTGCTCTACCGGGCACTTCATCTTCACAAATCTCAGAGCCTGCCCAGGCCTAG
- the Pidd1 gene encoding p53-induced death domain-containing protein 1 isoform X1, producing the protein MAAVLEGLEPEEAAAAAEDTIRRAAEAVDAGPRAPPLLPGHQLNLDLYPRGCHRLLHLCAQQPQQLLQVEFLRLSTHEDPRLLEATLAQVPWSLLHLRSLVLKGGQIRGPLGACLRGTLTTLPTGLSGLAHLAHLDLSFNRLETLPTCIPQLHSLDALLLSHNCLSELPEALGALPALTFLTVTHNCLQRLPTALGTLSTLQRLDLSENLLDTVPPEIGGLSSLCELNLASNRLQSLPASLAGLRSLQLLLLHSNLLTSVPAGLAHLPMLTRLDLRDNQLRDLPPELLDAPFVRLQGNPLGEASADPLSPPDTPEVPEMPRLFLTSDLDSFPVTPHGCSVTLACGVRLQFPAGATTTPVTIHYRLWLPEPGLISLGPHDFLLSGVLELKPHGVAFQQDVSLWLLFVPPRTRRCREVVVRTWSNSIWSDLETHLEEEAPKRLWARCQVPHFSWFLVVLRPVSNACLVPPEGTLLCSSGHPGVKVIFPHGATEEPRHVSMQVVRMPGRELQALLGEPEAAVSPLLCLSQSGPPSFLRPVTVQLPLPPGVTGFSLDRSRLHLLYRAPPEATWDDITAQVALELTHLYARFQVTHFSWYWLWYTTKTCVGGLARKAWERLRLHRVNLIALQRRRDPEQVLLQCLPRNKVDATLRRLLERYRGPEPSDTVEMFEGEKFFAAFECGIDVDADRPDCVDGRICFVFYSHLKNVKEVYVTTALDRETQAVRGQVSFYRGSVPVEVPQEAEAARQRKGADALWMATLPIKLPRLQRSEGRGQGAGLSLVPLNLGDADTGFLTQSNLLSIAGRLGPDWPAVALHLGMPYRELQRIRHEFRDDLDGQIRHMLFSWAERQAGNPGAVGLLVQALEQSDRQDVAEEVHAILELGRHKYQDSIRRTGLAPEDPALPGTSSSQISEPAQA; encoded by the exons ATGGCTGCAGTGTTGGAGGGGCTGGAACCAGaggaagctgctgctgctgcagaagATACTATAAGACGTGCTGCAGAGGCTGTGGATGCTGGACCTCGGGCGCCTCCTCTCTTGCCTGGGCACCAGCTAAACTTGGACCTATACCCCAGGGGCTGCCACCGGCTGCTGCACTTGTGTGCCCAGCAGCCCCAACAGCTGCTGCAGGTGGAGTTCTTGCGGCTGAGCACCCACGAGGATCCCCGGCTGCTGGAGGCCACCCTGGCCCAGGTGCCCTGGAGCCTGCTGCACCTCCGTTCCCTTGTCCTCAAAG GAGGGCAAATCCGAGGGCCCTTGGGTGCCTGCCTCCGGGGTACCCTAACCACACTGCCCACTGGCCTAAGTGGTCTCGCCCACCTGGCCCACCTGGATTTGAGCTTCAACAGGTTGGAGACCCTGCCAACCTGCATCCCACAGCTGCACAGCCTGGATGCACTCCTGCTCTCTCACAACTGCCTCTCAGAgctgcctgaggccctgggggCTCTGCCAGCCCTCACCTTCCTCACTGTGACACACAACTGCCTGCAAAGGCTCCCCACAGCACTGGGGACCCTGTCCACCCTGCAGCGCCTTGATCTCTCTGAGAACCTTCTGGACACTGTGCCCCCTGAGATTGGAGGCCTGAGCAGCCTCTGTGAGCTCAATCTGGCCTCTAACCGGCTGCAGagcctcccagcctcccttg CGGGGCTGCGGTCCCTGCAGCTTCTCCTTCTGCACAGCAACCTCCTGACCTCAGTGCCTGCTGGCCTGGCCCACCTCCCAATGCTCACAAGGCTTGACCTGAGGGACAACCAGCTCCGGGACCTGCCCCCCGAACTCCTAGATGCCCCCTTTGTGCGCCTACAGGGGAACCCCCTGGGTGAGGCCTCGGCAGATCCTCTGAGCCCCCCAG ATACACCTGAGGTTCCAGAAATGCCCAGACTGTTCCTGACTTCAGATTTGGACAG CTTCCCTGTGACTCCCCACGGCTGCTCTGTGACCCTGGCCTGTGGTGTCCGCCTACAGTTCCCAGCGGGGGCCACCACTACTCCAGTCACCATCCACTATCGACTGTGGCTGCCGGAGCCAGGCCTCATCTCCCTGGGTCCTCACGATTTCCTGCTCAGTGGTGTCTTGGAGCTGAAGCCCCATGGGGTGGCCTTCCAGCAG GATGTGAGCCTGTGGCTACTCTTTGTACCCCCACGGACCCGTCGGTGCCGTGAGGTAGTGGTCAGGACCTGGAGTAACAGCATCTGGAGTGACCTGGAGACCCACCTGGAGGAAGAGGCACCCAAG CGGCTCTGGGCTCGCTGCCAGGTGCCCCACTTCTCCTGGTTCCTTGTGGTTTTGCGTCCTGTGTCCAATGCCTGCCTGGTACCACCAGAGGGGACCCTGCTGTGCTCCTCTGGTCATCCTGGGGTCAAGGTTATCTTTCCCCATGGGGCCACGGAGGAACCTCGTCATGTCTCCATGCAG GTGGTCCGTATGCCTGGCCGAGAGTTGCAAGCCCTCCTTGGGGAGCCAGAGGCCGCGGTGAGCCCTCTGTTGTGTCTCTCACAGAGCGGCCCCCCCAGCTTCCTCCGACCAGTCACTGTGCAACTGCCTCTGCCCCCTGGTGTCACAG GCTTCAGTCTGGACCGTTCCCGCTTGCACCTGCTGTATCGGGCCCCTCCCGAAGCTACCTGGGATGACATCACAGCTCAGGTGGCACTGGAGCTCACCCACCTGTATGCGCGCTTCCAGGTCACACACTTCTCCTG GTACTGGCTCTGGTATACCACCAAGACCTGTGTGGGGGGCCTGGCACGGAAGGCCTGGGAGCGGCTGCGGCTGCACAGAGTGAACCTCATCGCGCTGCAGAGGCGCCGGGACCCCGAGCAGGTTCTGCTGCAGTGCCTGCCCAGGAACAAG GTGGATGCCACCCTGCGGCGGCTGCTGGAGCGTTACCGTGGCCCTGAGCCCTCCGACACTGTGGAGATGTTTGAGGGCGAGAAGTTCTTTGCAGCCTTTGAGTGTGGCATTGATGTGGATGCTG ACCGCCCAGACTGTGTGGACGGCAGGATCTGTTTTGTCTTCTATTCACACCTGAAGAATGTGAAGGAGGTATACGTCACCACCGCCCTAGACCGGGAGACTCAGGCTGTGCGAGGCCAG GTGTCCTTCTACCGGGGCTCAGTTCCTGTGGAGGtgccccaggaggctgaggctgcccGGCAGAGGAAGGGTGCAGATGCCTTGTGGATGGCCACTTTGCCCATTAAGCTGCCG AGACTCCAGAGGTCTGAGGGGCGTGGGCAGGGGGCTGGCCTCTCCTTGGTGCCTCTGAACCTGGGTGATGCTGACACTGGCTTCCTGACTCAGAGCAATCTGCTGAGTATAGCTGGGCGCCTGGGTCCTGACTGGCCAGCCGTGGCCCTGCACCTGGGCATGCCCTACCGGGAGCTGCAGCGCATCCGGCATGAGTTCCG GGATGACCTGGATGGCCAGATCCGTCACATGCTCTTCTCCTGGGCCGAGCGCCAGGCTGGAAACCCTGGGGCTGTGGGGCTCCTGGTGCAGGCACTGGAGCAGAGTGACCGGCAGGATGTGGCTGAAGAGGTCCATGCCATCTTGGAGCTTGGTCGCCACAAGTACCAAGACAGCATCCGACGCACGGGCTTGGCCCCTGAGGACCCTGCTCTACCGGGCACTTCATCTTCACAAATCTCAGAGCCTGCCCAGGCCTAG
- the Rplp2 gene encoding large ribosomal subunit protein P2 isoform X2, which yields MRYVASYLLAALGGNSSPSAKDIKKILDSVGIEADDDRLNKVISELNGKNIEDVIAQGVGKLASVPAGGAVAVSAAPGSAAPAAGSAPAAEEKKDEKKEESEESDDDMGFGLFD from the exons ATGCGCTACGTCGCCTCCTATCTGCTGGCCGCCCTCGGGGGCAACTCGTCCCCCAGCGCCAAGGACATCAAGAAGATCCTGGATAGCGTGGGCATCGAGGCGGACGATGACCGGCTCAACAAG GTCATCAGTGAGCTGAACGGGAAAAACATCGAAGATGTCATTGCTCAGG GTGTTGGTAAGCTTGCCAGTGTGCCTGCTGGTGGGGCTGTGGCTGTCTCTGCTGCTCCTGGCTCTGCAGCTCCTGCTGCTGGTTCTGCTCCGGCTGCAG AGGAGAAGAAAGACGAGAAGAAAGAGGAGTCTGAGGAGTCAGATGATGACATGGGATTCGGCCTGTTTGATTAA